Genomic segment of Candidatus Thorarchaeota archaeon:
CTTCGATTCTGCCACGATGATCACCTTGCAACTCTATATGACCACGTTTGGCAGCTCCTCCACATGCTAACTTGCTTTTTAGCTGTGAAGAAAGTTCGTCGAGATCCACGGCTTTATCAAAACCTTCCAGCACCGTATACATGCGACCCCATTTTCGTCGCTCGACATCTACTTTGATTTGTGCCTCTTCTTGTGCAATAGTTTCGCAAACGCACAAGTCTCGAGGTAACCCGCAATTTGGACATATGCCGCCTTCGTCTTCGCTCAGTAAAAATTCCACCTTCGTTATTAGGTTCTTATTCAGTTGTGTGTTTACGCACAACCCTCCCATATAAGTGCTACCA
This window contains:
- a CDS encoding translation initiation factor, which codes for MGGLCVNTQLNKNLITKVEFLLSEDEGGICPNCGLPRDLCVCETIAQEEAQIKVDVERRKWGRMYTVLEGFDKAVDLDELSSQLKSKLACGGAAKRGHIELQGDHRGRIEDVLSDMGFPPEMIKIDWSHRPGRR